In Betta splendens chromosome 22, fBetSpl5.4, whole genome shotgun sequence, the following proteins share a genomic window:
- the LOC114848402 gene encoding golgin subfamily A member 6-like protein 22: MKKAKVEDVTAAMKEAKVEDGKAEEEKLEELEAELIAVLEAALEAVAKLEAKLEAKLHASAEEEEAVAKEEAVAKEEAAEEMEEVAEEELNRAAAVAKLEAKLEVLEVELKAKLEAKLQVAVAEEEEEEVVEEAAAEEAGSEEPAVEEEPDKAPVEELEEAADEEEKEEKEAEPEEKVNKEEEAAEEEANKAAAEEEAAEEEEPDKAPVEELEEATEAAEEEVTEERMRDRLKDQVRLRKWREMEWMKRYREVEEQWKEEDRQMKESNEKEIRELKQRKKEWIRMGEEEQRLQKKIEKTKKKEEQKREKEEIKLMKLRENEWRENNKKKLKEWKEREKILNVSNEEEIKEIKNLRKQWIQMMKEDEKLRKEIEKERKKEKKTREKEEVRLAKLREKEWRENRKKKEEEWNEREKQLKESNKELRKISTELRKLSMQDIKELKELLIKKEKRNEKALRREIRRRWG, from the coding sequence ATGAAGAAGGCGAAGGTGGAGGACGTGACGGCGGCGATGAAGGAGGCGAAGGTGGAGGACGggaaggcggaggaggagaagctggaggagttgGAGGCGGAGCTGATTGCGGTGTTGGAGGCGGCGCTAGAGGCGGTGGCGAAGCTGGAGGCGAAGCTGGAGGCGAAGCTGCACGcgtcagcggaggaggaggaggcggtggcaaaggaggaggcggtggcaaaggaggaggcggcggaggagatggaggaagtgGCGGAGGAGGAGTTGAACAGGGCGGCAGCGGTGGCGAAGCTGGAGGCgaagctggaggtgctggaggtggagctgaaggcgaagctggaggcgaagctgcaggtggcggtggcggaggaggaggaggaggaggtggtggaggaggcggcggcggaggaggcagGGTCAGAGGAgccagcagtggaggaggagccggacaAGGCTCcggtggaggaactggaggaggcggcagacgaggaggagaaggaggagaaggaggcagaaccggaggagaaggtgaacaaggaggaggaggctgcggaggaggaggcgaacaaggcagcggcggaggaggaggcagcagaggaggaggagccggacaAGGCTCcggtggaggaactggaggaggcgacagaggcagcagaggaggaggtgacggaggagaggatgagagatAGACTGAAGGACCAGGTAAGGTTAAGGAAGTGGAGAGAAATGGAATGGATGAAGAGATATAGGGAGGTAGAAGAACAATGGAAGGAGGAAGATAGACAAATGAAGGAGAGTAACGAGAAGGAGATTAGAGAATTGAAACAACGTAAAAAGGAATGGATACggatgggagaggaggaacaaagacTACAGAAGAAaattgaaaagacaaaaaagaaagaagaacagaaaagagaaaaggaggagataAAGTTGATGAAGTTAAGAGAAAATGAATGGAGGgagaataataagaaaaaattaaaagaatggaaggaaagagagaaaatattGAATGTGAGTAACGAGGAGGAGATCAAGGAAATAAAGAACCTAAGAAAACAATGGAtacagatgatgaaggaggaTGAAAAACTACGGAAGGAgattgaaaaagaaagaaagaaagaaaaaaagacaagagagaaggaggaggtgaggttGGCAAAGTTAAGAGAGAAGGAGTGGAGGGAGAataggaagaaaaaagaagaagaatggaatgagagagagaaacaattgAAGGAGAGTAACAAGGAGCTGCGTAAGATATCTACAGAACTAAGAAAACTCAGCATGCAGGATATAAAGGAGTTGAAAGAACTACTGataaagaaggagaagagaaacgagaaagcaCTAAGACGAGAGataaggaggaggtggggttgA